Proteins co-encoded in one Megalops cyprinoides isolate fMegCyp1 chromosome 1, fMegCyp1.pri, whole genome shotgun sequence genomic window:
- the mapk7 gene encoding mitogen-activated protein kinase 7 isoform X1: protein MSSKQGIKGEIMTTETSLVTSMGENGKNSRKEGVGFHSESNNDITAPSDTNMVAAGNLALLKAHSLDVKFEVGEEYDIIETIGTGAYGVVSSARRRDNGQRVAIKKIPNAFEVVTNAKRTLRELKILKHFKHDNIIAIKDILQPALPHSAFKSVYVVLDLMESDLHQIIHSRQPLTPEHTRYFLYQLLRGLKYIHSANVIHRDLKPSNLLVNENCELKIGDFGMARGLSSHPEESRSFMTEYVATRWYRAPELMLSLHHYSLAIDLWSVGCIFAEMLGRKQLFPGKHYVHQLQLILHVLGTPPESIIGAIGADRVRSYIQSLPSRGPIPLTTLYPQAEPAALDLLAAMLRFDPRERISVTQALAHPYLSKYHDPDDEPICVPAFDFEFDKLPLSREQIKDAILEEIQDFHQRKQGNRRKIQFRPLQKQSNQSNSHTATANVANNALATTPLAQHQPSQQQQLPNEEFQQQQDKSTAITQTAFISGVSSLCQQDHTLPLLTHTGSCQDVDMPSANSESGQPETIDLTTPVSSQGTPPSSMIGECSKMDGPSANQIPVTPVTQNHSLSQASTIPSSSSQTQSAFSHPGPSLSLSQSQAQSLSQTLSRSLAKVGKGGSAGEGTRKEGAISDDTKAALKAALLKSALRQRARDGGSAGLGMEMGGVGALASSLSSVPSEQRRPVTAQERQREREEKRRRRQERARERERKIKEKEKREGKKGESLRGVVLSDNDKCLLERWKRMMDRQMDKSQKIIDDTSGNKDSKAISLSVNIARQTQTVIGKGLPLTDIDVSPENKVNKQQLDKQQKEQQMQEQITSRYPKLVTQANQNLPGLYQQSGSPASLSFSQTLTQEGGRDLAGVSGRVDTLSVCSLAKNGPLKQAEFGGRNIRRTTEDWTGQESGVVGVAPQQPQQQTHPSSQSSFPQPELLPLGSYVRKAPVFSQGEGLTVETNGNARMTHQNNGDSHSDSSSVTEVRNMEKICPSLSEQPCTHPQSPQPGPSVTSQSGQELSHSEQPGGSSVPDIHTVTLQLSKSQVEDVLPPVFSVTPKGSGAGYGVGFDLDDLLTQSFTDLQQSDLRDGHTDSAPLSASLLSDWLEVHRMTPADLESLQQELQLGSPMILSDTPTPPDT from the exons ATGTCATCCAAACAGGGGATAAAAGGTGAAATTATGACAACAGAGACTTCATTGGTGACCAGTATGGGGGAAAACGGCAAGAATAGCAGAAAAGAAGGGGTAGGATTTCACTCAGAGTCCAATAACGACATAACTGCCCCGTCAGACACAAACATGGTTGCTGCAGGGAACCTAGCTCTGCTGAAAGCCCATTCCTTGGATGTGAAATTTGAAGTGGGTGAGGAATATGACATCATCGAGACAATTGGCACAGGGGCCTATGGTGTTGTGTCATCTGCACGGAGGCGGGATAATG GACAGCGGGTGGCGATAAAGAAGATTCCAAATGCTTTTGAGGTGGTGACGAATGCCAAACGCACTTTGCGAGAGCTTAAGATTCTCAAACACTTCAAACATGATAATATTATTGCCATTAAAGACATCCTTCAGCCTGCTTTGCCCCACTCCGCATTCAaatctgt GTACGTGGTTCTCGACCTGATGGAAAGTGACCTGCATCAGATCATCCACTCCCGTCAGCCGCTCACCCCTGAGCACACCCGCTACTTCCTCTACCAGCTGCTGCGAGGACTTAAATACATCCACTCCGCCAACGTCATCCACCGTGACCTAAAGCCATCAAATCTGCTAGTCAATGAGAACTGCGAGCTGAAGATTGGAGATTTTGGAATGGCTCGGGGGCTCAGTTCACACCCAGAGGAGTCCCGCTCCTTCATGACTGAGTATGTGGCGACCCGGTGGTACAGAGCACCAGAGCTAATGCTGTCTCTGCATCACTATAGCTTAGCCATTGACCTGTGGTCAGTGGGATGTATCTTTGCTGAGATGCTGGGGAGGAAGCAGCTGTTCCCAGGAAAACACTACGTTCACCAGCTACAGCTCATTCTGCATGTTTTGGGCACTCCTCCTGAGAGTATCATCGGGGCTATTGGAGCAGACAGGGTGCGTTCCTACATACAAAGCCTGCCGTCCCGTGGCCCCATCCCCCTCACCACATTGTATCCACAGGCGGAGCCCGCAGCCCTGGACTTACTGGCAGCCATGCTGCGGTTTGACCCTCGCGAAAGGATCAGTGTTACCCAGGCATTGGCACACCCCTACCTTTCTAAATACCATGACCCTGATGACGAGCCCATCTGTGTGCCAGCCTTTGATTTTGAGTTTGACAAGCTTCCGCTCAGCAGGGAGCAGATTAAAGATGCCATTCTGGAAGAGATACAAGATTTCCATCAGAGGAAGCAGGGGAACAGGAGGAAGATCCAATTCAGGCCgctgcaaaaacaaagcaaccaGAGCAACTcgcacacagccacagccaaCGTGGCAAATAACGCATTAGCCACTACACCACTAGCACAGCATCAGccatcacagcagcagcagttgccAAATGAAGAATTTCAGCAGCAACAGGATAAATCAACAGCGATTACCCAAACAGCCTTTATAAGTGGGGTCTCATCCCTTTGCCAACAAGACCATACACTGCCTCTTTTGACCCACACAGGAAGCTGCCAAGATGTGGACATGCCTAGTGCCAATTCTGAAAGTGGCCAGCCAGAGACTATTGACCTGACCACTCCAGTCTCTTCACAAGGCACCCCACCTTCCAGTATGATTGGAGAATGCTCAAAGATGGATGGGCCATCAGCTAACCAGATACCCGTAACACCAGTAACTCAGAATCACTCTCTTTCTCAAGCTTCCACTATACCCTCCAGCTCATCTCAGACTCAGTCTGCTTTTTCACACCctggtccctctctctccctctctcagtcacaAGCCCAGTCCCTTTCACAGACCTTGTCTCGTTCCCTGGCTAAAGTAGGCAAAGGAGGAAGTGCAGGGGAAGGAACTAGGAAGGAAGGAGCCATTTCAGATGATACTAAAGCTGCCCTAAAAGCAGCTTTGCTTAAATCTGCTCTCAGGCAAAGAGCAAGAG ATGGGGGCTCAGCAGGTTTGGGTATGGAGATGGGAGGAGTAGGGGCGCTagcgtcctctctctcttctgtccctTCAGAGCAGCGGCGCCCAGTGACTGCCCAGGAgcgacagagagaaagagaagagaagaggaggaggagacaggaaaGAGCTCGGGAACGAGAGAGGAAAAtcaaagaaaaggagaaaagagaagggAAGAAGGGGGAGTCTCTTAGAGGAGTGGTCTTGAGTGATAATGACAAGTGCCTGTTGGAACGCTGGAAACGGATGATGGACAGGCAGATGGATAAGTCTCAGAAAATCATAGATGACACTAGTGGGAATAAGGACAGCAAAGCAATATCTCTCAGTGTTAATATAGCCAGGCAGACCCAGACAGTTATAGGAAAAGGTCTTCCGTTGACAGATATTGATGTCAGTCcagaaaacaaagtaaacaagcaACAACTagataaacaacaaaaagaacagcaaatgcAAGAACAGATAACCAGCAGATACCCGAAACTGGTTACCCAGGCAAACCAGAATTTGCCTGGATTATATCAACAATCAGGTTCCCCTGCGTCTCTTAGTTTTTCCcagacactgacacaggaaGGGGGAAGGGACCTAGCTGGAGTAAGTGGCAGGGTGGACACACTCAGTGTCTGCTCTTTAGCCAAAAATGGTCCTCTCAAACAAGCAGAATTTGGAGGGAGGAACATACGCAGGACAACAGAGGATTGGACTGGTCAAGAGAGTGGGGTTGTAGGGGTGGCACCTCAACAGCCCCAACAACAAACACATCCCTCTTCCCAGTCAAGCTTCCCCCAGCCTGAGCTCCTTCCCCTCGGGTCATATGTTCGAAAAGCCCCAGTATTCTCCCAAGGGGAGGGCCTTACTGTTGAAACCAATGGAAATGCTAGAATGACACACCAGAACAATGGTGACTCCCACTCTGATTCAAGTTCTGTCACTGAGGTTAGAAACATGGAAAAGATCTGTCCCTCCCTCAGTGAGCAGCCTTGCACCCATCCACAGAGTCCTCAGCCTGGGCCCTCAGTGACCTCGCAGTCTGGCCAGGAACTCTCCCACTCTGAACAGCCAGGGGGCAGCAGCGTCCCTGACATCCACACTGTAACGCTGCAGCTCTCCAAATCACag GTGGAAGATGTATTGCCCCCGGTTTTCTCAGTAACCCCCAAAGGGAGTGGGGCAGGGTACGGTGTCGGGTTTGACCTGGACGATCTCCTCACTCAGTCGTTCACAGACCTTCAGCAGTCAGACCTCAGGGATGG tCACACAGACTCTGCCCCCCTCTCAGCATCcttgctctctgattggcttgAGGTTCACCGAATGACCCCCGCAGACTTGGAGTCACTTCAGCAGGAGTTGCAGCTAGGGTCTCCTATGATCCTCTCGGACACACCCACCCCTCCCGACACCTAA
- the mapk7 gene encoding mitogen-activated protein kinase 7 isoform X2 codes for MTSSRQLAQGPMVLCHLHGGGIMRVAIKKIPNAFEVVTNAKRTLRELKILKHFKHDNIIAIKDILQPALPHSAFKSVYVVLDLMESDLHQIIHSRQPLTPEHTRYFLYQLLRGLKYIHSANVIHRDLKPSNLLVNENCELKIGDFGMARGLSSHPEESRSFMTEYVATRWYRAPELMLSLHHYSLAIDLWSVGCIFAEMLGRKQLFPGKHYVHQLQLILHVLGTPPESIIGAIGADRVRSYIQSLPSRGPIPLTTLYPQAEPAALDLLAAMLRFDPRERISVTQALAHPYLSKYHDPDDEPICVPAFDFEFDKLPLSREQIKDAILEEIQDFHQRKQGNRRKIQFRPLQKQSNQSNSHTATANVANNALATTPLAQHQPSQQQQLPNEEFQQQQDKSTAITQTAFISGVSSLCQQDHTLPLLTHTGSCQDVDMPSANSESGQPETIDLTTPVSSQGTPPSSMIGECSKMDGPSANQIPVTPVTQNHSLSQASTIPSSSSQTQSAFSHPGPSLSLSQSQAQSLSQTLSRSLAKVGKGGSAGEGTRKEGAISDDTKAALKAALLKSALRQRARDGGSAGLGMEMGGVGALASSLSSVPSEQRRPVTAQERQREREEKRRRRQERARERERKIKEKEKREGKKGESLRGVVLSDNDKCLLERWKRMMDRQMDKSQKIIDDTSGNKDSKAISLSVNIARQTQTVIGKGLPLTDIDVSPENKVNKQQLDKQQKEQQMQEQITSRYPKLVTQANQNLPGLYQQSGSPASLSFSQTLTQEGGRDLAGVSGRVDTLSVCSLAKNGPLKQAEFGGRNIRRTTEDWTGQESGVVGVAPQQPQQQTHPSSQSSFPQPELLPLGSYVRKAPVFSQGEGLTVETNGNARMTHQNNGDSHSDSSSVTEVRNMEKICPSLSEQPCTHPQSPQPGPSVTSQSGQELSHSEQPGGSSVPDIHTVTLQLSKSQVEDVLPPVFSVTPKGSGAGYGVGFDLDDLLTQSFTDLQQSDLRDGHTDSAPLSASLLSDWLEVHRMTPADLESLQQELQLGSPMILSDTPTPPDT; via the exons ATGACATCATCGAGACAATTGGCACAGGGGCCTATGGTGTTGTGTCATCTGCACGGAGGCGGGATAATG CGGGTGGCGATAAAGAAGATTCCAAATGCTTTTGAGGTGGTGACGAATGCCAAACGCACTTTGCGAGAGCTTAAGATTCTCAAACACTTCAAACATGATAATATTATTGCCATTAAAGACATCCTTCAGCCTGCTTTGCCCCACTCCGCATTCAaatctgt GTACGTGGTTCTCGACCTGATGGAAAGTGACCTGCATCAGATCATCCACTCCCGTCAGCCGCTCACCCCTGAGCACACCCGCTACTTCCTCTACCAGCTGCTGCGAGGACTTAAATACATCCACTCCGCCAACGTCATCCACCGTGACCTAAAGCCATCAAATCTGCTAGTCAATGAGAACTGCGAGCTGAAGATTGGAGATTTTGGAATGGCTCGGGGGCTCAGTTCACACCCAGAGGAGTCCCGCTCCTTCATGACTGAGTATGTGGCGACCCGGTGGTACAGAGCACCAGAGCTAATGCTGTCTCTGCATCACTATAGCTTAGCCATTGACCTGTGGTCAGTGGGATGTATCTTTGCTGAGATGCTGGGGAGGAAGCAGCTGTTCCCAGGAAAACACTACGTTCACCAGCTACAGCTCATTCTGCATGTTTTGGGCACTCCTCCTGAGAGTATCATCGGGGCTATTGGAGCAGACAGGGTGCGTTCCTACATACAAAGCCTGCCGTCCCGTGGCCCCATCCCCCTCACCACATTGTATCCACAGGCGGAGCCCGCAGCCCTGGACTTACTGGCAGCCATGCTGCGGTTTGACCCTCGCGAAAGGATCAGTGTTACCCAGGCATTGGCACACCCCTACCTTTCTAAATACCATGACCCTGATGACGAGCCCATCTGTGTGCCAGCCTTTGATTTTGAGTTTGACAAGCTTCCGCTCAGCAGGGAGCAGATTAAAGATGCCATTCTGGAAGAGATACAAGATTTCCATCAGAGGAAGCAGGGGAACAGGAGGAAGATCCAATTCAGGCCgctgcaaaaacaaagcaaccaGAGCAACTcgcacacagccacagccaaCGTGGCAAATAACGCATTAGCCACTACACCACTAGCACAGCATCAGccatcacagcagcagcagttgccAAATGAAGAATTTCAGCAGCAACAGGATAAATCAACAGCGATTACCCAAACAGCCTTTATAAGTGGGGTCTCATCCCTTTGCCAACAAGACCATACACTGCCTCTTTTGACCCACACAGGAAGCTGCCAAGATGTGGACATGCCTAGTGCCAATTCTGAAAGTGGCCAGCCAGAGACTATTGACCTGACCACTCCAGTCTCTTCACAAGGCACCCCACCTTCCAGTATGATTGGAGAATGCTCAAAGATGGATGGGCCATCAGCTAACCAGATACCCGTAACACCAGTAACTCAGAATCACTCTCTTTCTCAAGCTTCCACTATACCCTCCAGCTCATCTCAGACTCAGTCTGCTTTTTCACACCctggtccctctctctccctctctcagtcacaAGCCCAGTCCCTTTCACAGACCTTGTCTCGTTCCCTGGCTAAAGTAGGCAAAGGAGGAAGTGCAGGGGAAGGAACTAGGAAGGAAGGAGCCATTTCAGATGATACTAAAGCTGCCCTAAAAGCAGCTTTGCTTAAATCTGCTCTCAGGCAAAGAGCAAGAG ATGGGGGCTCAGCAGGTTTGGGTATGGAGATGGGAGGAGTAGGGGCGCTagcgtcctctctctcttctgtccctTCAGAGCAGCGGCGCCCAGTGACTGCCCAGGAgcgacagagagaaagagaagagaagaggaggaggagacaggaaaGAGCTCGGGAACGAGAGAGGAAAAtcaaagaaaaggagaaaagagaagggAAGAAGGGGGAGTCTCTTAGAGGAGTGGTCTTGAGTGATAATGACAAGTGCCTGTTGGAACGCTGGAAACGGATGATGGACAGGCAGATGGATAAGTCTCAGAAAATCATAGATGACACTAGTGGGAATAAGGACAGCAAAGCAATATCTCTCAGTGTTAATATAGCCAGGCAGACCCAGACAGTTATAGGAAAAGGTCTTCCGTTGACAGATATTGATGTCAGTCcagaaaacaaagtaaacaagcaACAACTagataaacaacaaaaagaacagcaaatgcAAGAACAGATAACCAGCAGATACCCGAAACTGGTTACCCAGGCAAACCAGAATTTGCCTGGATTATATCAACAATCAGGTTCCCCTGCGTCTCTTAGTTTTTCCcagacactgacacaggaaGGGGGAAGGGACCTAGCTGGAGTAAGTGGCAGGGTGGACACACTCAGTGTCTGCTCTTTAGCCAAAAATGGTCCTCTCAAACAAGCAGAATTTGGAGGGAGGAACATACGCAGGACAACAGAGGATTGGACTGGTCAAGAGAGTGGGGTTGTAGGGGTGGCACCTCAACAGCCCCAACAACAAACACATCCCTCTTCCCAGTCAAGCTTCCCCCAGCCTGAGCTCCTTCCCCTCGGGTCATATGTTCGAAAAGCCCCAGTATTCTCCCAAGGGGAGGGCCTTACTGTTGAAACCAATGGAAATGCTAGAATGACACACCAGAACAATGGTGACTCCCACTCTGATTCAAGTTCTGTCACTGAGGTTAGAAACATGGAAAAGATCTGTCCCTCCCTCAGTGAGCAGCCTTGCACCCATCCACAGAGTCCTCAGCCTGGGCCCTCAGTGACCTCGCAGTCTGGCCAGGAACTCTCCCACTCTGAACAGCCAGGGGGCAGCAGCGTCCCTGACATCCACACTGTAACGCTGCAGCTCTCCAAATCACag GTGGAAGATGTATTGCCCCCGGTTTTCTCAGTAACCCCCAAAGGGAGTGGGGCAGGGTACGGTGTCGGGTTTGACCTGGACGATCTCCTCACTCAGTCGTTCACAGACCTTCAGCAGTCAGACCTCAGGGATGG tCACACAGACTCTGCCCCCCTCTCAGCATCcttgctctctgattggcttgAGGTTCACCGAATGACCCCCGCAGACTTGGAGTCACTTCAGCAGGAGTTGCAGCTAGGGTCTCCTATGATCCTCTCGGACACACCCACCCCTCCCGACACCTAA